A window of the Mesotoga prima MesG1.Ag.4.2 genome harbors these coding sequences:
- a CDS encoding apurinic/apyrimidinic endonuclease family protein has translation MRCFETNLESFHRIARKGRDLDLKIAAEVMKKKPMDIIAEHEHLDSLLEYIDLDCIETTFDIAHATSCFKNLVDGEALNGMIINCMRRLRKMHNVHLSSATSAKVDTPLLRG, from the coding sequence GTGCGTTGTTTCGAAACGAATCTGGAGAGTTTTCACAGGATCGCCAGAAAGGGTAGAGATCTAGATCTGAAAATTGCAGCTGAAGTAATGAAAAAGAAACCAATGGATATCATTGCTGAGCATGAACACCTCGACTCGCTTCTCGAGTACATTGACCTCGACTGTATCGAAACTACTTTCGACATAGCACATGCGACAAGCTGTTTCAAGAATCTCGTGGATGGAGAAGCCTTAAATGGGATGATCATCAACTGCATGCGAAGACTTAGAAAGATGCACAATGTCCACCTAAGCAGTGCTACATCGGCAAAGGTAGATACTCCATTGCTAAGGGGTTAA
- a CDS encoding LemA family protein — MVILFIVIGIIVVLALWLIGVYNNLVTLKKRVENAWSQIDVQLKRRHDLIPNLVNSVKGYMKFEQETLDKVIQARAKAVSAQGVGDKIKAEQELGGALGRLLAIAENYPDLKANTNVSQLMEELTTTENKISYARQFFNDSATKFNTKIEIFPNNVIVGFFGGKFESFPLFEVTEAERGTPNVDLNF, encoded by the coding sequence ATGGTCATTCTTTTCATTGTAATTGGAATTATTGTTGTCTTGGCTCTTTGGCTCATCGGGGTTTACAACAATTTAGTCACCCTGAAGAAGAGAGTAGAGAATGCTTGGTCGCAGATCGATGTTCAGCTCAAGAGAAGACATGATCTGATTCCGAACCTTGTCAACTCAGTGAAGGGCTACATGAAATTCGAGCAGGAAACCCTGGACAAAGTAATTCAGGCAAGAGCAAAGGCCGTGTCCGCTCAAGGAGTTGGAGATAAGATCAAGGCTGAGCAGGAACTCGGCGGTGCGCTTGGTAGACTGCTTGCCATAGCCGAAAACTACCCTGATCTTAAGGCGAACACTAACGTCTCACAATTGATGGAAGAACTAACTACTACGGAGAACAAAATCTCTTACGCAAGACAGTTCTTCAATGATTCTGCTACCAAGTTCAATACAAAGATCGAGATCTTCCCTAATAACGTCATCGTTGGTTTCTTTGGGGGCAAGTTCGAATCCTTCCCGCTCTTTGAAGTCACAGAAGCCGAAAGAGGAACTCCCAACGTAGATCTCAATTTCTGA
- a CDS encoding apurinic/apyrimidinic endonuclease family protein, producing MQATRETLDDLVLKRTVNSPSRDVNITSSNPGIRRESIQQSIEALEIAAQLEATVVTVHPGWMFT from the coding sequence TTGCAAGCTACAAGAGAAACGCTGGACGACCTTGTTCTTAAGCGGACCGTTAATTCTCCAAGCAGGGATGTAAATATTACCTCTTCAAATCCTGGAATACGAAGGGAATCCATCCAACAGAGCATAGAAGCTCTTGAGATTGCAGCGCAACTTGAAGCTACTGTTGTAACTGTTCATCCCGGATGGATGTTCACTTAG
- a CDS encoding YibE/F family protein: protein MKNVFLYVIGAVVFGYVVFTFIDASANDQSTIKGRVIEMISFDETGGYSAKGLQTLRVKVLTGTYAGEEVVIENHFTDNPAMDIRVEKGDTVVLYMDERDEVTFHIIDFVRQRYVFVIVLVFICLLLLIGRISGLKSFITLTLTGLIVIKVMLPLILKGFNPIGASSLSAAVITILTFAIVAGVNTKSLSAIFGTLCGVLSASLIAYVTGSLANLTGLSSDEATMLVYIPQNIEFDFMGLLFAGIIIGTLGAVMDVAMSISSAMYEMKSINPEMTTGKLVKSGFNIGRDIMGTMTNTLILAYTGSSIFLMLVFLAYETTVIRIINMDVIATEIIRAVSGSIGIILSIPATVLLSAFLLNKYGVRSGSTAGKQ, encoded by the coding sequence ATGAAAAACGTTTTTCTTTACGTCATTGGAGCGGTTGTGTTTGGGTATGTGGTTTTCACGTTCATCGATGCTTCGGCAAACGATCAAAGTACCATAAAAGGAAGAGTGATCGAAATGATCAGTTTCGATGAAACTGGTGGCTACTCGGCAAAGGGACTACAAACTCTCAGAGTTAAGGTGCTGACTGGGACCTATGCAGGAGAAGAAGTTGTGATCGAGAATCACTTCACAGATAATCCGGCGATGGATATCCGAGTTGAAAAGGGCGATACTGTGGTGCTGTATATGGATGAGAGGGATGAGGTGACCTTTCACATTATCGACTTTGTTAGGCAAAGATACGTCTTCGTGATCGTTCTGGTTTTCATTTGTCTGCTTCTTCTTATCGGGAGGATCTCTGGACTCAAGTCCTTCATTACTCTTACTCTCACGGGCTTGATAGTAATCAAAGTGATGCTGCCTTTGATTCTTAAGGGGTTCAACCCCATTGGTGCTTCTTCGCTGTCGGCGGCAGTAATCACTATTCTTACCTTTGCAATCGTTGCCGGAGTGAACACAAAGTCCCTATCAGCAATCTTTGGTACGTTATGTGGTGTGCTTTCTGCAAGCTTAATAGCATATGTAACCGGTTCGCTGGCGAATCTTACCGGCTTAAGCAGCGATGAAGCAACAATGCTTGTCTACATACCCCAGAATATTGAATTCGATTTTATGGGCCTGCTCTTCGCAGGGATAATCATTGGAACGCTCGGTGCTGTTATGGATGTTGCCATGTCTATCTCTTCGGCAATGTACGAGATGAAATCCATTAACCCAGAAATGACAACGGGCAAACTCGTGAAATCTGGCTTCAATATTGGCAGGGACATAATGGGAACCATGACTAACACCCTTATTCTCGCCTATACGGGAAGTTCAATTTTCCTCATGCTCGTCTTTCTTGCGTATGAGACGACAGTTATAAGGATAATCAACATGGATGTAATTGCAACGGAGATTATTAGAGCCGTTTCCGGGAGCATAGGAATAATACTCTCAATACCTGCCACTGTTCTTCTTTCGGCCTTTCTTCTTAATAAGTATGGAGTTAGAAGCGGTTCAACGGCCGGAAAGCAATGA
- a CDS encoding M48 family metalloprotease yields the protein MSFTVDFYEESRKNVRKTVILVMVFLVMMIAFGLIIDLVFGILPIFTLVFLAIASIQTLISLTSGKEIVLRSVKARELKANDPEERQLKNIVDELSIAAGMGKPPEVYVIDDDSVINAFATGRKQEDSVICVTSGLLKDLDREETSGVIGHELSHIVNRDILLMTLISALLGAVVIVQLLAFRALITYLRFGAIGAATRSRRSSKKNDNSALAIIAFLAAVAGLGALFSFIGRLSLLAVSRTREYFADARAVELTRNPSGLANALRKIVTSSAKLQTANVATAHLFISDPLKRGINNRTSFFASLWSTHPPIAMRISILENKTLTEIEAELSDYL from the coding sequence ATGTCTTTTACTGTAGATTTCTACGAGGAAAGCAGAAAGAACGTAAGGAAGACCGTCATCCTTGTGATGGTCTTCCTTGTAATGATGATTGCATTTGGCCTGATTATTGATCTGGTGTTCGGAATACTACCCATATTTACCTTGGTTTTCTTGGCCATAGCATCTATACAGACCTTAATATCCCTGACTTCAGGAAAGGAGATCGTCCTCAGATCAGTCAAAGCTCGCGAACTCAAAGCGAACGACCCCGAGGAGCGGCAGCTCAAGAACATAGTAGATGAACTGTCGATCGCCGCAGGAATGGGAAAACCTCCCGAAGTGTACGTAATCGATGACGATTCCGTGATCAACGCGTTTGCCACTGGAAGGAAGCAGGAGGATTCAGTTATTTGTGTGACTAGCGGACTTCTGAAGGACCTCGATCGTGAAGAAACTTCCGGAGTGATCGGGCATGAGCTGAGTCACATAGTCAACAGAGATATTCTTCTCATGACGCTTATTTCCGCACTACTGGGGGCCGTTGTGATAGTTCAGCTCCTTGCATTCAGGGCCCTGATCACCTATCTCAGATTTGGCGCAATTGGTGCTGCTACGAGATCGAGACGCTCCTCCAAGAAAAACGATAATTCTGCTCTTGCAATAATCGCCTTCCTGGCGGCAGTTGCTGGATTGGGTGCGCTTTTTTCATTTATTGGCAGGCTCTCTCTGCTAGCCGTTTCTAGAACAAGAGAGTACTTCGCCGACGCGCGCGCAGTGGAGTTGACAAGGAATCCTTCGGGCCTTGCCAATGCCTTGAGGAAAATCGTTACCTCTTCGGCGAAACTTCAGACAGCCAACGTTGCCACTGCCCATCTATTCATCTCCGATCCTCTAAAGAGAGGCATAAACAACAGGACTTCATTCTTTGCATCCCTTTGGAGCACTCATCCACCAATAGCGATGAGAATTTCGATTCTTGAAAACAAGACTCTGACGGAAATTGAGGCAGAGCTGTCCGATTACCTATGA
- the infB gene encoding translation initiation factor IF-2 — protein sequence MPKARVYELAKRLNITARELLDELEELGVTVKNHMSVLDEETVNIIVGLYEEEKKETLRKAEKAKSKIQEKEAKKLEKKLVSIEEPPTEKKIPVEHKARTIKLKSNEFKLDVLAKKMNVPVSKVIKDQFMNGIILRPGQILSVEDAMNIAKNYEWEVELIHEQEINPFDAIVSAYSDAYKESSRLVQRPPVVTVMGHVDHGKTTLLDRIRKAKVAEDEIGGITQTIGAYQVEVRNKKITFIDTPGHEAFTEMRARGAQATDIVVLVVAADDGVMPQTIEAYNHAKTANVPIIVAINKIDKPNANVDLTKQQLASKLGLVPEDWGGDTVMVPVSAKTGKGVEDVLEMILLVAEVADIKCIPEGNARGIIIDSRLDKAVGPLATLVIKDGVLKPGSYVVAGSASGRVKALINEYGKRVKEANPSDPVQIIGFDEVPDVHSIVYAVDDLDTSRSLADFAKSQAQKEKSVTTKRHVRLEEFLSMTGTTDEKKELKLILKADSFGTVEALKQAMAKLENSDVKIEVVHSGIGSVNSSDVMLASASDAVIMGFKVKPDAMARKQAEVEGVQIKVYEIIFNLIDDLKKALEGLLEPEEVDEVIGHGHIKQLFKISKVGTIAGVQINDGYVLKKGKMRVYRRNEEVADLAIEVLKHYKDDVSRVDAPKECGIKAVGFDDFQEEDQLEFHSKKSVKRTIDFTE from the coding sequence ATGCCAAAAGCCAGAGTGTACGAGCTTGCTAAGAGACTTAATATAACGGCAAGAGAGCTGCTGGATGAACTTGAGGAGCTCGGTGTTACCGTCAAGAACCACATGTCAGTTCTTGACGAAGAGACCGTGAATATTATCGTCGGTCTCTATGAGGAAGAAAAGAAAGAGACTCTGAGAAAGGCCGAAAAGGCGAAGAGCAAGATTCAGGAAAAAGAGGCAAAAAAGCTTGAGAAGAAACTGGTCTCCATTGAGGAGCCGCCAACCGAGAAGAAAATACCGGTTGAACATAAAGCAAGGACAATCAAGCTAAAGAGTAATGAGTTCAAGCTTGATGTACTCGCGAAGAAGATGAACGTTCCGGTTTCTAAGGTGATCAAGGATCAGTTTATGAACGGCATAATACTTCGTCCCGGTCAGATACTTTCTGTTGAAGACGCGATGAACATTGCTAAGAACTACGAATGGGAAGTGGAACTGATCCATGAACAGGAGATCAATCCTTTTGATGCTATTGTAAGTGCGTACTCTGATGCTTATAAGGAGAGTTCCAGACTTGTTCAGAGGCCACCGGTTGTGACCGTAATGGGGCACGTCGACCATGGTAAGACCACCCTTCTCGACAGAATAAGGAAGGCAAAAGTTGCTGAAGACGAGATCGGTGGAATTACACAGACGATCGGTGCCTACCAGGTCGAAGTAAGAAATAAGAAGATAACATTCATTGACACGCCAGGGCACGAAGCCTTTACCGAAATGAGAGCCAGAGGCGCTCAGGCGACGGATATCGTGGTTCTTGTTGTCGCGGCGGACGATGGAGTTATGCCACAGACCATAGAGGCATATAACCACGCCAAGACAGCGAACGTTCCCATAATAGTCGCAATAAACAAGATCGATAAACCGAACGCCAATGTTGACCTCACAAAACAGCAGCTTGCTTCAAAGCTTGGACTTGTTCCAGAAGACTGGGGAGGAGACACAGTAATGGTTCCCGTATCTGCCAAGACTGGAAAGGGCGTGGAAGATGTCCTCGAAATGATACTCCTGGTTGCCGAAGTAGCCGATATCAAATGCATCCCGGAAGGAAATGCAAGAGGTATTATAATAGATTCCAGGCTGGACAAGGCAGTGGGCCCGCTAGCTACTCTGGTGATCAAAGATGGGGTGCTGAAACCGGGAAGCTATGTTGTTGCGGGCTCGGCTTCGGGCAGAGTAAAAGCGCTGATAAACGAATATGGAAAGCGTGTTAAGGAGGCTAATCCATCCGACCCGGTACAGATCATTGGTTTTGATGAGGTGCCAGATGTACATAGCATAGTATACGCAGTTGATGATCTCGATACCTCCAGGTCTCTGGCGGACTTTGCGAAAAGTCAAGCCCAGAAAGAGAAATCTGTCACCACCAAACGCCACGTCAGACTCGAAGAGTTCCTGTCAATGACCGGAACCACCGATGAGAAAAAGGAACTTAAGCTTATATTGAAGGCAGATTCTTTTGGTACTGTCGAAGCCCTGAAACAGGCAATGGCTAAGCTTGAGAACAGTGACGTGAAGATTGAAGTAGTTCATTCCGGTATAGGTTCAGTGAATTCGAGTGACGTGATGCTTGCATCTGCATCCGACGCAGTTATAATGGGGTTTAAGGTAAAACCCGATGCAATGGCGAGAAAGCAGGCCGAAGTTGAAGGAGTTCAGATAAAGGTCTACGAGATAATCTTCAATCTGATAGACGATTTGAAGAAAGCTCTTGAGGGGCTTTTAGAGCCGGAAGAGGTCGATGAAGTAATCGGTCATGGCCACATAAAGCAGCTTTTCAAAATTAGTAAGGTTGGGACCATTGCCGGTGTACAGATCAACGACGGATATGTATTGAAAAAGGGCAAGATGAGAGTTTACAGAAGAAACGAGGAAGTGGCAGACCTTGCAATAGAAGTCTTAAAACACTACAAAGATGATGTAAGCCGAGTCGACGCCCCAAAAGAGTGCGGAATCAAGGCGGTAGGCTTCGATGATTTCCAGGAAGAAGATCAGTTAGAGTTTCACAGCAAAAAGAGCGTAAAGAGAACAATAGATTTCACCGAATAA